Below is a window of Camelina sativa cultivar DH55 chromosome 11, Cs, whole genome shotgun sequence DNA.
AACTGGTTGCTTGATCATAGGTTTGATTACACATACACCAATACCACTTTCTTAGGTAATGAAAGGTTATAacattgtttgatttgattcttgGACTTAGGAAGCTGTTGAGTGGGAGCATAAGAGCAAAAATCCTGGGAAAATGCACGCTTGTGGACACGATGGTCATGTTGCTATGCTTCTTGGTGCTGCTAAGATTCTTCAAGAACATCGCCGCGATTTGCAGGTCTCTATGCATTTCCTGCATTTGCACCCTTTTAAGATACTTTCATGAGTAACATTGGCctaataaattaatttctttgtttttttgggttaggGAACTGTGGTGCTTATCTTTCAGCCAGCTGAGGAAGGTTTGCGAGGAGCTAAAAAGATGATAGAAGAAGGAGCGTTGAAGAACGTCGAAGCTATTTTTGGGATACATCTTACCAACCGAGTTCCCTTTGGCAAAGCCGCTTTACGTGCAGGTCCCTTGCTGGCTGGAGCTGGATTCTTTGAGGCTGTAATCAGTGGGAAAGGAGGTCATGCTGCCATCCCTCAGCATACGATAGATCCTGTTGTTGCAGCTTCAAGCATTGTCCTCAGTCTTCAACACCTGGTTTCACGTGAAACTGATCCTTGGGATTCAAAGGTTTCATTTTCTTACTCTTTGATCTCATACCTGGTCTTGGTTTTCTAGAACTCATTTGTGTGTTCCTCTTCAGGTGGTCACAGTGTCTAAGGTTCATGGTGGCAATGCGTTCAATGTCATCCCTGATTCAATTACCATAGGAGGAACTCTTCGAGCCTTTACCGGGTTTAGTCAGCTTCAACAGAGAATCAAAGAGGTGGATCCATGATTGTGCCTTTTAAGATTTTCGCGGTATTGTGCTTTACCATAGAACCAATCCCCGGTTTCAACTTTTGATTCTAGGTGATTACCAAGCAAGCAACAGTCCATCTGTGCAATGCATCTGTGAATCTAATACCAAATGGCAAAGAACCGTTACCACCAACAGTGAACGACATGGACTTATACAAGCAATTCAAGAAGGTAGTCGGAGACTTGTTGGGTCAAGAAGCTGTTCAGGAAGCACAACCGTTGATGGGATCAGAGGACTTCTCAAAGTTTGCAGAAGTAATCCCTGGCCATTTCTCCTTCCTGGGAATGCAAGATGAGACCAAAGGGTATGCGTCATCTCATTCACCACTCTATAGAATTAACGAGGATGTGCTTCCGTATGGTGCTGCAATCCATGCATCGATGGCTGTACAGTACCTCAAAGAGAAAGCTTCGAAAGGTTCTGTCACAGGCTTCCATGACGAACTCTGAATTTGTCTATAGCTTGTTCTAGACTTGTTTACTCCTCAGTTATTGGGTGTTTCATATTTCTAAGTAATAGCACACTCCACGGAAATGAATGTTATTTGCAAAATTCTTGTCAGACTATTTGTCGCATAATTCGATTTCAATTATAAGAAGTCATAGCAGAGGCATATGAAATCCAAAGATGACcaaaacaataactaaaaaaactgTATTTCATAGCATAGAATCAAAACATAACAGTTCAGTACCAAAAGAAATTAaacgaagaagaacaaagattcCCAAAGTTACAAAATAGACTTTTCCAGGTTCTCTACTAAAACATACAAGTTCAGTGAGAGACAAAAGATTCACGAAAGcatctctttcaaatttttcaagCTTCTCTACCAATCTATTTCTCAGAAGAGTTAGGTCCTCTCTTCTTTCCGAAACCAACAACTGCACAAATCAATTAACAAAGTGTAAatgatttgttttacaaaatgaTAGCTTCATTGGTTCAAACAAAGCATTTCTAAAGAAATTACCAATTCCGCAAAGCAATTATCAGCTAAATTACGCAACAATGCAAGAGTCTTAATCCAATAAAAGAGTAAAGTATCGAGATCGGGAAAATTACCGGCGGTGACGAAACGGCGGTTGTGCTGCATACGCTTGTGAGCACGACCTctgggcttcttcttcttatcttgcTTGGCAACCTTGGGTGTTTGTCCTCTAACCTTACCGGCACGAGCCAAAGAACCGTGAACCTTTCCTGtaaatcattaacaaaaaaacactcacCGTCAAACAGATcccgcagaagaagaagaaaaaaaaatgaataagcTTGCGAAGGATCTTACCCATGATTAAtttgcttttcttctctttgttcttccGTTACCGACGGCTGCAAGAAGCTGAAACGAGTGAGTGCGTAAGCtcagaaattagggtttcttttaGATAACGAATGTGTAATTTATATATTCCTTTGACGTTGATCTATTGGGCCTTTTATTAAGCCGATATATAGTGGGCCTATTAAGCCCATTAACAACACAAGTTCGACAATCCATGaaaattgttattaaaaagtataaacaaaatcacccaaattttttggaaaatacatttaaaaactTTCCATTATGTTTTTGTAATAACTGTAATTTCACCTCGAATGAAAAAGGCAATAATTTAGATACGAAACAAAAAGAGTCAATCTTATTCGTTGGAATCTTTTggtattattaaatttattcaattttaaCCCTGCAGAATCCTCAAAATCCAACGATATATAATCGAAAGATCCAACGGTGATTCTCACATCTCAATAACGAAGACTCTGAAACCTCCCTCCCTCTtctcttttagggttttattatCTCAAATCGCGACGCCTCCCAAAATTCTGTGCTTCAGATTCCGAAGATCAAAAACAATGGCTGATGAGATTGTGCCACCGGCGAACGAGTTAGCCGCCGTTGCATTGGGTAACGATGGACCCACGGTGAAGAACGCGGAATTTTCTAACCGTGTTCTGATTAAATCGATTCTGGGTCGACCAGACGGCGGAGCTGATCTCGCCGGTCAAAAGGTTCGAATCGGCGGTTGGGTTAAAACCGGAAGGGAGCAAGGGAAAGGGGCTTTTGCTTTCCTTGCGGTGAACGATGGATCTTGTCCAGCGAATCTTCAGGTTATGGTTGGTTCGTCTCTTTATGATCTCTCTAAGTTGGTTGCGACGGGAACTTGTGTGACTGTTGAGGGAGTTTTGAAGTTACCTCCGGAAGGTAAGGATAAGCAGATGATTGAGCTTAGCGTTGAGAAGGTGATTGATGTGGGAACGGTGGAGGCTAAGTATCCGCTTCCTAAGACTAAGTTGACTCTTGAGTTTCTCAGAGATATGCTTCATCTTCGTCCCAGGACTAACTCGGTAAATACTTCTTACTTCTTTCACTGAGATTGATTCAAACTTGTTTTTAATGCTCTCTATGTTTGATTGTATCACTGAATAAGTTAGACTTGTGAGTTTATATTGTGTGCTTATGGTGGTATTTGTTGTGATTTCAGATCTCAGCAATTGCAAGAATCCGTAATGCGCTTGCTTTCGCCACACACAGTTTCTTCCAAGAACATAGCTTCCTTTACGTCCACACTCCTATCATCACAACAAGTGACTGTGAAGGTGCTGGTGAAATGTTCCAAGTAACAACCTTGATCAACCACACTGAGCAGGTTGAGAAGGATCTCATTGTTAACCCTCCACCCACCGAGGCTGATGTTGAAGCGGCGAGGCTTATCGTTAAGGAGAAAGGTGCAGCTGTAGCGCAACTGAAAGCTGCCGATGCAAGCAAGCAAGAAATTAAAGCTTCTGTTGATGAACTTACTATAGCAAAGGCGAATTTAGCTCAAGTTGAAGAAAGGTCAAAGCTTAAGCCTGGACTACCTAAAAAAGATGGAAAAGTTGATTACTCCAATGATTTCTTTAGCCGTCAAGCTTTCTTGACAGTTTCTGGTCAATTACAAGTGGAGACCTATGCTTGCGCTCTGAGCAGTGTGTATACGTTTGGCCCTACTTTCCGGGCAGAGAACTCTCACACTACAAGGCATCTAGCTGAGTTCTGGATGGTTGAGCCTGAAATTGCTTTTGCAGATCTACAGGTATTATACATATGGTATTCTTTTGTCACTTCTTGATCACAATATAGTTGCAGTATCTTAGAAACCTTCTTTGAAATTTGTGTAGGACGACATGAACTGCGCAGAAGCTTATGTGAGATACATGTGCAAGTGGTTGCTCGAGAAGTGTTACGATGACATGGAACTTATGGCTAAGAACTTCGACCAGGGATGCATTGAGAGGCTACAATTGGTAGCCTCAACCCCGTTTGGGCGTATAACATACACGGAAGCAATAGAGTTACTTGAGAGAGCTGTAGCTGAAGGAAGGAAATTTGATAACAAAGTGGATTGGGGAGTCGACTTGGCCTCAGAGCATGAAAGGTTTGTATAATCCTTAATAAAAACCATTCCTCAACTTTTTAAACACTTGCAAGAAATGGTTGCTAACCAAACATGTCTTCGCACTTACAGATACTTGACAGAGGTTGTGTTTCAAAAGCCAATTATTGTCTATAACTACCCGAAAGGAATCAAAGCTTTTTACATGAGACTTAACGATGATGGAAAGACAGTTGCTGCTATGGATGTCCTCGTTCCAAAGGTAATAATAAAACTCACCGTCTTCTTATAGTGCCATTCAATCATTGAGGAAAACACACATCAACTGGCTATTTTGGTTATCTGTTTTCTTTGTATGAATTAGGTTGGAGAACTCATTGGTGGAAGCCAAAGGGAAGAACGATATGATGTCATCACACAGAGGTGTGTGAAAGTGAAACCaataattcaaatatttggctcctctatttttggtttcttctgtgATCGTTTATGAAGcaaaatctgttttttgtttttgttttttacaggATCAAGGAGATGGGTCTACCAATTGAACCATATCAGTGGTACATTGACTTGCGCCGTTATGGAACAGTGAAGCATTGTGGATTTGGACTTGGCTTCGAACGCATGATTCTGTTCGCTACAGGAATTGATAACATCAGAGACGTTATTCCTTTCCCTAGGTATCCTGGAAAAGCTGATCTCTGATTCTTCTCTAGACATCTCTACAAACacaatttcgttttttattaACTGGTCTGGTTTTGAAAACCGACACGGTTTAGTTTATACTTTAAGTTGGTTAAATGAAAATTGTATggttttttgacttttgattttaCTGGTTTTGTTCGATTATCCCGATTCACCGAATTCAGTTAATACCACAAACTCTCTATTAATAATTGGACAAAACTATGCTGATAACAATTGGAAACCGAAATTTTTTCAATTTGAAGTTTTAGAATTAGATAATAAGAAAGAGAACAGAAGTCAAGATGTCCGAGTGGTTAAGGAGACAGACTCGAAATCTGTTGGGCTTTGCCTCCGCAGGTTCGAATCCTGCTGTTGACGTCCTTCTTTTATATGTTCATTTTTACCTCAAAAAGTCAAAAGCGAGATCAACAGAGTAacgaacaaagaaaaagatatcGATTGATGAGCAATTGCATTAAAAGAGtagtaaactttgaaaatataGATTCTAGTATTCTACCGGCAAGATTCTTTTTTAAGGGATTCCAATCCTGCATCTACATAAGTGTTTCACATGCTGGGTTTAGGGGACACTTCTTTGTTCCTGCTTTAGGTCCATAAACTGCAGCTACAAATTTTGTATCCCCTGAAAACAAAATGCAATTACCCAGTTGAAAATCCCCTGAAACATGgagattgacaaaaaaattgtacatgGAGTTCCTCCATCTTCTGTCCATCTCCATTGCAGCAAATTAATTACTCTCTAGCTCCTCTCTTAAACCCTGATACGGGTCTGGTTAATATTAACGGGTCAGTTTAATTCAATCATAAGTCTAAACAGTGGCAGAGCTAGGAATTCAATTCATCagggtcaaaatataatttaagaggTCAAttgtgttattaattttttttataggggTCAATTCTGCTATTTTATCAGGgtctatttgatttttttcctaaaaattcaactaaatttaaaatttcaccaGGATCAATTGACCAACATGCTTCTACCCTAGCTCCGCCCATGGGTCTAAGTAATGGAAGTCCTGCTCAAGCTAAGGTTCTGCTAGAGGCGTCGATATTTATAATCACATGATCTTCTAGGGTTTTGTCTCTTGTTGCTCGGTGTCGGTGTGGCATTGTTTGTATCTCACGgtattctttttttccttctttaatattttttttttcaggttcgGAAAGACCAAAGTATCGACGATTGTAAATACTCTATCTACTATCTTGGGTTTGTGATATGTTGTGACAGGATTGTTAAACCGGTTTGGTTCGCTAAACGGTTAACTCAGATTAGGGCTTCTATTTGTATGCCTTTGGCTAGTTACGATGAAATCAATCAGCAAAATCAACATAAACAATCTGcttcaatctctcttctctgtctcatcatcatatcatcttcACTTAAAACCATCAAATCCAGTCCTTCGATCGAAGCGATCCTTCTACCTCAGTGCCTTTTCTTAGATTAGTGAGATCCTAAGGCTGTATTTGCCTTTTCTCTTGGTGAGATCCTAGATTAGGGATTTTTATCCAACAAAACCCGTGAACAATATGTCGCAAATAAGTGAGTTGTCTGATGATTTGCTCGTTAAGATATTATTGTTCCTTCCAACAAAAGTTGCTGTCTCAACCAGTGTTTTGTCGAAACaatggaagtttctttggatGTGGTCGCCTAAACTTGATTTCGATGATTACAGAGATATTAATCATACAAAAAAGTCTTCACTTCTGATGTATCGTTATGAGAATCTGGCATTACACAGAGCGCCGATCCTAGAAAGCTTGGTCCTCAAGTTTCGTTTTAAATCCGAGAATATTAAACAGTGGGTTGGAATTGCAGTTTCTCGCCGAGTGCGCGAGCTAAGTATCAGCTATTTGTATGTATGGGATGTTAATTCTCAGGTATTACTGCCGTGTAGTTTGTATTCATGCACATCGCTCGTGACTTTGAAACTTGAAGGCAAAAACATTCTTGTGGATGTTCCTCCAACTGTTTGTCTCCCTTCCTTGAAAACTTTGCAACTTCTCCGTGTGACATACTCGAATGAAGATTCTCTTTCGCTGCTTTTATCCTACTGCCCTGTTCTTGAAGCTTTGAGTATTGACCGAGGCTATTATGACAATATGAGAGTTTTAGTTGTTGATGTACCCTCCTTGCGGTGTTTATCTTTAAATATAAACAGTGAATGTTCTTCTGATGATGGGTGTGTAATAGTTACCCCTTCTTTGAAGTCTTTCTATGTTGTTGATACTACAAGTAAATGCTCCTATTTGGTTGAGCCTATGCCTGATCTTGAAGAGGCAAATATCTTTGTTAAGCAAAACCCCGAGAAGCTTCTCGTATCAATCACATCTGTCAAACGTCTTTCATTACGAGTAGACTTCAACAGTAAGGAAGATGTAAGCTGTTTTCCATCTATGAAATTCCAAGTTTTCATCAATTGCATTGTATTTTACTTAACACTAAATCTGTAAGCGTTGTCACGTGTACAGCCCGGGTATGATGCTGGTATTGTCTTCAATCAGCTTGAACATCTGAAGCTATGTATAATCAACGATTATTGGTCCAAGTTACTTGTCCGGTTGCTCAAAGATTCATCTAAACTCCGAGTCCTCAATCTTGACGCTTCTGTAAgtttttattgatataaaatttatttttatcagtATGAAAGCGTATAGTTTACTAATCTTATCTATATCCTATTGTTGTCTCAGACTTATATACAATTTGGCAACGTTCAACGGAACATTAATTTCCACGAGTTGCCTAGTCTTGAAGGGAGCTCTGTTCCTAATTGTTTGTTGAAGAGTCTTGAAACTTTCGACTTTGTAGGGTACAAAGGAAgacaagaagagagaaatttCTTGAGTATTATCTTAAATTATGCTCGTTGCTTAAACTTTCGATTAtggattttaaaagtttgattttgttgtccAAGAATTAGATATTCAACTGTAGATTTGGGACTTGCtttcaaaaaaaactattgcCTTCTTATCATTTGGTTGATAAATTATATCGTCTTGTTTAACCTACAATTTGTATGTGTATGCCTTGCAAGTTGCGACACAAGTCTCTTTTCAAAGAAGAGAACCAAATCAGGTTTTTGGAACACCCGTCTCCTTATGCTCAAATATTGTCGTAAAATTCAAGTTTGGAAGCTTATAAGGTCACCTCATCTCGAGACTCAAATCGCACAGTCATGACTCTTATGCTTGTTAAAAAAGTTACAACTAAAACGATAATTTGATGTTGTCTTATCATAAGGAGTCAAATAGGTAACTTGACCCAACCCAAATCCGTCTAGGTTCCATAATTATGTAAACCGATCTGAGCAGGCATATGTGTATATGTGTGTATTTTCCTACTCATGACATCTTATAAAAATTTGAGAGAATTTCACCAGAAATaccattttcaaaacaaatttttttgggaaatgccagttttgtgtttatttttctaaactgCCACTTTTTAATTATGTGTCATATAAACAAAAGACCAAACTAccctcaaattaaaaaaaaagcaagaaagatGAGAGAAATGGGCGAAT
It encodes the following:
- the LOC104726211 gene encoding IAA-amino acid hydrolase ILR1-like 1 — its product is MALNNFVVLFFSLTLQLLFLLLGVSSESPWITAGDVTQVPKKYLELAKSPEFFDRMVSIRRKIHENPELGYKEFETSKLIRSELDLIGVKYRYPVAITGVIGYIGSGEPPFVALRADMDALPIQEAVEWEHKSKNPGKMHACGHDGHVAMLLGAAKILQEHRRDLQGTVVLIFQPAEEGLRGAKKMIEEGALKNVEAIFGIHLTNRVPFGKAALRAGPLLAGAGFFEAVISGKGGHAAIPQHTIDPVVAASSIVLSLQHLVSRETDPWDSKVVTVSKVHGGNAFNVIPDSITIGGTLRAFTGFSQLQQRIKEVITKQATVHLCNASVNLIPNGKEPLPPTVNDMDLYKQFKKVVGDLLGQEAVQEAQPLMGSEDFSKFAEVIPGHFSFLGMQDETKGYASSHSPLYRINEDVLPYGAAIHASMAVQYLKEKASKGSVTGFHDEL
- the LOC104728941 gene encoding putative FBD-associated F-box protein At5g56690 encodes the protein MSQISELSDDLLVKILLFLPTKVAVSTSVLSKQWKFLWMWSPKLDFDDYRDINHTKKSSLLMYRYENLALHRAPILESLVLKFRFKSENIKQWVGIAVSRRVRELSISYLYVWDVNSQVLLPCSLYSCTSLVTLKLEGKNILVDVPPTVCLPSLKTLQLLRVTYSNEDSLSLLLSYCPVLEALSIDRGYYDNMRVLVVDVPSLRCLSLNINSECSSDDGCVIVTPSLKSFYVVDTTSKCSYLVEPMPDLEEANIFVKQNPEKLLVSITSVKRLSLRVDFNSKEDPGYDAGIVFNQLEHLKLCIINDYWSKLLVRLLKDSSKLRVLNLDASVSFY
- the LOC104726208 gene encoding asparagine--tRNA ligase, cytoplasmic 1-like, with amino-acid sequence MADEIVPPANELAAVALGNDGPTVKNAEFSNRVLIKSILGRPDGGADLAGQKVRIGGWVKTGREQGKGAFAFLAVNDGSCPANLQVMVGSSLYDLSKLVATGTCVTVEGVLKLPPEGKDKQMIELSVEKVIDVGTVEAKYPLPKTKLTLEFLRDMLHLRPRTNSISAIARIRNALAFATHSFFQEHSFLYVHTPIITTSDCEGAGEMFQVTTLINHTEQVEKDLIVNPPPTEADVEAARLIVKEKGAAVAQLKAADASKQEIKASVDELTIAKANLAQVEERSKLKPGLPKKDGKVDYSNDFFSRQAFLTVSGQLQVETYACALSSVYTFGPTFRAENSHTTRHLAEFWMVEPEIAFADLQDDMNCAEAYVRYMCKWLLEKCYDDMELMAKNFDQGCIERLQLVASTPFGRITYTEAIELLERAVAEGRKFDNKVDWGVDLASEHERYLTEVVFQKPIIVYNYPKGIKAFYMRLNDDGKTVAAMDVLVPKVGELIGGSQREERYDVITQRIKEMGLPIEPYQWYIDLRRYGTVKHCGFGLGFERMILFATGIDNIRDVIPFPRYPGKADL